From Streptomyces asiaticus, one genomic window encodes:
- a CDS encoding phosphate/phosphite/phosphonate ABC transporter substrate-binding protein, which yields MPRHLRIPLAAALLPLVLTACGASASDNGSTSEGRDPDTLVVAAIPSENSTSLAQQYAPIVKLLEAETGKKVQMQKATSYAAVIEAQRAHKADVALYGPLSYVVAKDSGAGVKLAGALVAAKGGTPGYQSYGITRSGNKDIKSLADFKGRKVCFVDPTSTSGYLYPQSGLLKAGVKAGDYTKVMAGGHDASALSVASGDCDAGFAFDTMVDSDLIKQGKLKKGQLKTVWKSTEIPGSPAAVSTDLTASLQKKIVDAFETKANADYMESKGYCSGDGCKIDDNWGFVAVKDSAYDSVRAVCDATKDAQCKGGS from the coding sequence ATGCCTCGCCACCTCCGCATCCCCCTCGCCGCCGCGCTGCTGCCGCTCGTGCTCACGGCCTGCGGGGCCAGCGCCTCCGACAACGGCTCCACCTCGGAGGGACGGGACCCCGACACCCTGGTGGTCGCGGCGATCCCGTCGGAGAACTCCACCTCGCTCGCCCAGCAGTACGCCCCGATCGTCAAGCTGCTGGAGGCCGAGACCGGCAAGAAGGTCCAGATGCAGAAGGCGACCAGCTACGCCGCCGTCATCGAGGCGCAGCGGGCGCACAAGGCGGACGTCGCGCTGTACGGTCCGCTCTCCTACGTCGTCGCCAAGGACAGCGGAGCGGGGGTGAAGCTGGCCGGTGCGCTGGTCGCCGCCAAGGGCGGGACACCGGGCTACCAGTCGTACGGCATCACCCGCAGCGGCAACAAGGACATCAAGAGCCTCGCCGACTTCAAGGGCCGCAAGGTGTGCTTCGTGGACCCGACCTCGACGTCCGGCTATCTCTATCCGCAGTCCGGTCTGCTGAAGGCGGGCGTGAAGGCCGGCGACTACACCAAGGTCATGGCGGGCGGCCACGACGCCTCGGCGCTGTCGGTCGCCTCCGGTGACTGCGACGCGGGCTTCGCGTTCGACACCATGGTGGACAGCGACCTGATCAAGCAGGGCAAGCTCAAGAAGGGCCAGCTGAAGACCGTCTGGAAGTCCACCGAGATCCCCGGCTCGCCCGCCGCGGTCTCCACCGACCTCACCGCGAGCCTCCAGAAGAAGATCGTCGACGCGTTCGAGACCAAGGCCAACGCCGACTACATGGAGTCCAAGGGCTACTGCTCCGGCGACGGCTGCAAGATCGACGACAACTGGGGCTTCGTCGCGGTGAAGGACTCCGCCTACGACAGCGTCCGCGCGGTCTGCGACGCCACCAAGGACGCGCAGTGCAAGGGCGGCTCGTGA
- the phnC gene encoding phosphonate ABC transporter ATP-binding protein, producing MATAPTAVNATATATGSPAIASPATGSPATAGEPVIRLDGLTKRFGSGADSLLALDEVSFEVRPGEVVALLGLSGSGKSTLLSLLDGLQAPTSGDGTVLGTALARADRSELRALRRRIGFVFQQFHLVGRLSVLENVCTGALGSLRGPRLGLLSYPRAVRERALDGLEQVGLAAHAFQRADTLSGGQQQRVAVARALMQEPGLLLADEPVASLDPESSAQVMRLLARVARERELTVLCSLHQVDLALSWAHRIVGLRSGRVVMDVATEGIDRATVMRLYEEVAAGSAEGMAAAVAAGSTVARHPVSASVPVPALAKGD from the coding sequence ATGGCCACGGCCCCGACCGCCGTCAACGCCACCGCCACCGCCACCGGCTCCCCGGCCATCGCCTCCCCGGCCACCGGCTCCCCGGCCACCGCCGGGGAGCCGGTGATCCGGCTGGACGGTCTGACGAAGCGGTTCGGCAGCGGCGCCGACTCCCTGCTCGCCCTGGACGAGGTGTCGTTCGAGGTGCGGCCCGGCGAGGTCGTGGCCCTGCTGGGGCTGTCCGGCTCCGGCAAGTCGACGCTGCTCTCGCTGCTCGACGGGCTCCAGGCGCCGACCTCCGGCGACGGCACCGTCCTCGGCACCGCGCTGGCCCGGGCCGACCGGTCCGAGCTGCGCGCGCTGCGCCGCCGGATCGGCTTTGTCTTCCAGCAGTTCCATCTGGTGGGCCGGCTCAGCGTCCTGGAGAACGTGTGCACCGGCGCCCTCGGGTCGCTGCGCGGGCCCCGGCTGGGGCTGCTCAGCTATCCGCGGGCGGTGCGGGAACGCGCGCTGGACGGGCTGGAGCAGGTGGGCCTGGCCGCGCACGCCTTCCAGCGGGCGGACACCCTGTCCGGCGGCCAGCAGCAGCGCGTCGCGGTGGCCCGCGCCCTGATGCAGGAACCCGGCCTGCTGCTGGCCGACGAGCCGGTGGCCTCCCTCGACCCCGAGTCCTCGGCCCAGGTCATGCGGCTGCTGGCGCGCGTGGCCCGGGAGCGGGAGCTGACCGTGCTGTGCAGCCTGCACCAGGTCGATCTGGCCCTGTCCTGGGCGCATCGGATCGTCGGCCTGCGGTCGGGCCGGGTGGTGATGGACGTCGCCACCGAGGGCATCGACCGCGCGACGGTGATGCGGCTGTACGAGGAGGTGGCCGCCGGGAGCGCCGAGGGCATGGCCGCGGCCGTCGCGGCGGGCTCGACCGTCGCCCGCCACCCCGTCTCCGCGTCCGTCCCCGTCCCCGCGCTCGCGAAGGGGGACTGA
- the phnE gene encoding phosphonate ABC transporter, permease protein PhnE, with product MALLLCVGGGVWAFIALRLNIATLMDSADNAVAFLSRALPLDFPPIGELLSLIWQTLAIVVSATVLSVVLSVPLALLAARNTTPGTAARAAARGVIVLCRAVPEVVFAIAAFRVFGLGGMTGVVALGVHSVGMVGKLYADAVEQTDEGPRTALRATGAGRLQQITAAVLPQALPSLVATALHRLDINLRASAVLGFVGVNGLGYALSTAITTLDYQRAMAIALVLLLLCFVAESISGAIRRTLLQDVTVARRPRRSWPVFPGARRDSRPGDTAAAGDAAVDTSASPADGATSTSTPVRRRSLPRWSARRIRRTTWLVLTVALVVASALRSGLSWGTLRRGAESFFPTLGDFLPPGTGGIGGQLWADLWVTLQIALAGTLIGLVLALPLGTLAARNVVGSPRVARFFRTVILLVRAVPELVLAIVFVVVTGLGAVSGALALGVGSVGLLGKLVADSLEETDPGPARALVATGARRHQVFFGAVLPRARPAVVGHLLYQLDVNLRSATLLGIVGAGGVGYDLLNAARVLQFPVVTTIVLMVLGLVLLIEGLAVWARKVYA from the coding sequence ATGGCACTGCTGCTGTGCGTGGGCGGCGGCGTCTGGGCGTTCATCGCGCTCCGGCTCAACATCGCCACACTCATGGACAGCGCCGACAACGCGGTGGCCTTCCTCTCCCGGGCGCTCCCGCTGGACTTCCCGCCGATCGGTGAACTGCTCTCGCTGATCTGGCAGACGCTGGCCATCGTGGTCTCCGCCACCGTGCTCTCGGTGGTGCTCAGCGTGCCGCTGGCCCTGCTGGCGGCCCGTAACACCACCCCGGGGACCGCCGCCCGGGCCGCCGCGCGCGGGGTGATCGTGCTCTGCCGCGCGGTCCCCGAGGTGGTCTTCGCCATCGCCGCCTTCCGTGTCTTCGGGCTGGGCGGGATGACCGGTGTGGTCGCGCTCGGTGTCCACTCCGTCGGCATGGTGGGCAAGCTGTACGCCGACGCCGTCGAGCAGACCGACGAGGGCCCGCGCACCGCGCTGCGCGCGACCGGCGCCGGGCGGTTGCAGCAGATCACCGCGGCGGTGCTGCCGCAGGCGCTGCCGTCCCTGGTGGCCACCGCGCTGCACCGCCTCGACATCAACCTGCGCGCCTCGGCCGTGCTCGGCTTCGTCGGTGTCAACGGTCTGGGGTACGCGCTGTCCACGGCGATCACCACCCTCGACTACCAGCGGGCGATGGCGATCGCGCTGGTCCTGCTGCTGCTCTGCTTCGTGGCCGAGTCGATCTCCGGTGCGATCCGACGCACCCTGCTCCAGGACGTCACCGTGGCACGGCGGCCCCGCCGTTCGTGGCCGGTCTTCCCGGGCGCGCGCCGCGACAGCCGGCCGGGCGACACCGCCGCCGCCGGGGACGCCGCTGTGGACACCTCCGCGTCCCCGGCCGACGGTGCCACGTCCACGTCCACGCCCGTACGCCGCCGCAGCCTGCCGCGCTGGAGCGCCCGGCGGATCCGCCGGACCACCTGGCTGGTGCTCACCGTCGCCCTGGTCGTGGCCTCGGCCCTGCGCTCCGGTCTGTCCTGGGGCACCCTGCGGCGCGGCGCCGAGTCGTTCTTCCCGACGCTGGGCGACTTCCTGCCGCCCGGCACCGGGGGGATCGGCGGCCAGCTCTGGGCCGATCTGTGGGTCACCCTCCAGATCGCGCTCGCGGGCACCCTCATCGGGCTGGTCCTGGCGCTGCCGCTGGGCACCCTCGCGGCGCGGAACGTGGTGGGGTCGCCCCGGGTGGCGCGGTTCTTCCGCACGGTCATCCTCCTGGTGCGGGCCGTCCCGGAGCTCGTCCTGGCGATCGTCTTCGTCGTCGTGACCGGCCTGGGCGCGGTCTCCGGCGCGCTCGCCCTCGGCGTCGGCTCGGTCGGTCTGCTCGGCAAGCTGGTGGCGGACTCCCTGGAGGAGACCGACCCCGGCCCGGCCCGCGCCCTGGTGGCCACCGGTGCCCGCAGGCATCAGGTGTTCTTCGGGGCCGTTCTGCCCCGGGCCCGGCCCGCGGTGGTGGGGCATCTGCTGTACCAGCTCGACGTCAATCTGCGCTCGGCGACCCTGCTCGGCATCGTCGGCGCCGGTGGCGTCGGCTACGACCTGCTGAACGCGGCCCGGGTCCTCCAGTTCCCGGTGGTCACCACCATCGTGCTGATGGTGCTGGGGCTGGTGCTGCTCATCGAGGGGCTGGCCGTCTGGGCGCGCAAGGTGTATGCCTGA
- a CDS encoding GntR family transcriptional regulator, translating into MSSRSRYTEIAEVLAAEIADQPTDVRVAGEHEIAARFGVSRAAARSALQELEGRHLVRRVRGAGTFVNRPLDYVLSQSRVPSMHQTIREAGGVPRTVVRDVTTVPATGAIAERLEREEGSAVHLLIRQSYIDGLLSGWSQEWIPVDMLPELDAAVHAVESLDSILRQMCGVTPVRSWCRVSSVLPDRRVAEGLETAHNRPVWLVESLSRDAVSGRAVMCSSSWSRPGSIRIIVELDGPAATP; encoded by the coding sequence GTGTCCAGTCGAAGCCGCTACACAGAGATTGCCGAGGTGCTCGCCGCCGAGATAGCAGACCAACCGACTGACGTCCGCGTCGCCGGCGAGCACGAGATCGCCGCCCGCTTCGGCGTCAGCCGGGCGGCCGCCCGCTCCGCCCTCCAGGAGCTGGAAGGCCGCCATCTGGTCCGCCGGGTCCGGGGCGCGGGCACCTTCGTCAACCGTCCGCTGGACTATGTGCTCTCCCAGAGCCGGGTCCCCTCGATGCACCAGACCATCCGCGAGGCGGGCGGGGTGCCGCGCACCGTGGTGCGCGACGTGACCACCGTCCCGGCCACCGGCGCCATCGCCGAGCGGCTGGAGCGCGAGGAGGGCAGCGCGGTCCACCTGCTGATCCGGCAGTCGTACATCGACGGCCTGCTCAGCGGCTGGTCCCAGGAGTGGATCCCGGTCGACATGCTGCCGGAGCTGGACGCGGCCGTGCACGCCGTGGAGTCGCTGGACTCCATCCTGCGGCAGATGTGCGGGGTGACCCCGGTGCGCTCCTGGTGCCGGGTGAGTAGTGTGCTGCCGGACCGGCGGGTGGCGGAGGGGCTGGAGACGGCCCACAACCGGCCGGTGTGGCTGGTGGAGAGCCTGAGCCGGGACGCGGTCTCCGGCCGTGCGGTGATGTGCAGCTCCAGCTGGTCCCGCCCGGGCAGCATCCGGATCATCGTCGAACTGGACGGCCCGGCCGCCACCCCCTGA
- a CDS encoding family 43 glycosylhydrolase: MPTSSENRSPIHRRTLLAGVAGSLGVAAGLPGAAQASPPEAAALRRYPSNWPELTPYGLADTRPDLWPRKDNSFLLPLEPRPRDQERGVVWMRDTYVNCFVVAGRPVYVATGTTRVPGLTAAGPWNDGIFVWVAPSLRGPWRLVDTTGIRPGAERGKVWSPEFTGENRPGRTVVAPWQEYWYDERFGKRGQVWAPELHYFRGTWYIVACMGDHSRKVGSFLLVSEGGIEGPYRLIEGNHDKPFGDPFIGGPDFIEPGAYHHIDGSLFTEGDDAWLVLHNNLYARFRDDMEDIVPTTGLPAFRQRPYSPEPYLEGAYVFKHGGAYYLLQAAWNRTSANPDGTTRYAYDPPGPGRVQYHYDAVIAVSDRFEGPYSKRWTAGVGAGHNNVFVDHGGRLWATFFRNPNFGYWSDPSRIADAAVPGVVRLEWTGPEGRRLYVQRRRR; this comes from the coding sequence ATGCCAACCAGCTCCGAGAACAGGTCGCCCATCCACAGACGCACATTGTTGGCCGGAGTCGCGGGTTCCCTGGGCGTGGCGGCGGGACTGCCCGGCGCCGCCCAGGCATCACCCCCGGAGGCCGCCGCGCTGCGGCGCTACCCGTCGAACTGGCCCGAACTCACCCCCTACGGCCTCGCGGACACCCGCCCGGACCTGTGGCCGCGCAAGGACAACTCCTTCCTCCTCCCGCTCGAACCGCGCCCCCGCGACCAGGAGCGGGGCGTGGTCTGGATGCGGGACACCTACGTCAACTGCTTCGTCGTGGCCGGCCGTCCGGTCTACGTGGCCACGGGCACCACCCGCGTGCCGGGGCTCACCGCCGCCGGCCCGTGGAACGACGGCATCTTCGTGTGGGTGGCCCCGTCCCTGCGGGGCCCCTGGAGGCTGGTCGACACGACCGGCATCCGGCCCGGCGCCGAGCGGGGCAAGGTGTGGTCGCCCGAGTTCACCGGCGAGAACCGGCCCGGACGCACCGTCGTCGCCCCGTGGCAGGAGTACTGGTACGACGAGCGGTTCGGCAAGCGTGGCCAGGTCTGGGCCCCGGAGCTGCACTACTTCCGCGGCACCTGGTACATCGTCGCGTGCATGGGCGACCACTCGCGGAAGGTCGGCTCGTTCCTGCTGGTGAGCGAGGGCGGCATCGAGGGCCCGTACCGGCTCATCGAGGGCAATCACGACAAGCCCTTCGGCGACCCGTTCATCGGGGGGCCGGATTTCATCGAGCCCGGCGCGTACCACCACATCGACGGCAGCCTCTTCACCGAGGGCGACGACGCGTGGCTCGTGCTGCACAACAACCTGTACGCGAGGTTCCGGGACGACATGGAGGACATCGTCCCGACGACCGGCCTCCCGGCGTTCCGGCAGCGGCCCTACTCCCCCGAGCCGTATCTCGAGGGTGCGTATGTGTTCAAGCACGGGGGCGCGTACTACCTCCTCCAGGCCGCGTGGAACCGGACGTCGGCCAATCCCGACGGCACCACCCGCTACGCCTACGACCCACCCGGTCCGGGCCGGGTCCAGTACCACTACGACGCCGTCATCGCCGTGTCGGACCGCTTCGAGGGGCCGTACTCCAAGCGGTGGACCGCGGGTGTCGGCGCCGGCCACAACAACGTCTTCGTGGACCACGGCGGCCGCCTGTGGGCCACGTTCTTCCGCAATCCGAACTTCGGCTACTGGTCCGATCCGTCGCGCATCGCCGACGCCGCCGTGCCCGGTGTCGTACGGCTGGAGTGGACCGGCCCGGAGGGCCGTCGGCTGTACGTCCAACGCCGCCGGCGGTGA
- a CDS encoding aconitate hydratase, with the protein MDLPRARAHGTVTQRLIGDHLLSGRMDPGEEIALRVDQTLTQDATGTLVMQELEALDLDRVRTETSVQYVDHNILQADERNAEDHLFLRSAARRFGLWFSKPGNGVSHPTHMHHFGASGKTLAGSDSHTCAAGSLGMLAIGTGGLEVALAMAGRPLHLTMPKVWGIRLTGELPPWVSAKDVILELLRRHGVQGGAHRVLEYHGPGLASLTAMDRHVIANMGAELGATTTVFPSDGAVRGFLDGVGRGDDFIEITAAEDASYDLDEEIDLSSLEPLIARPTSPGNVVPVREAAGEPIAQAVIGSSANPGFRDFAVPAAMVAGRQVPAGVSLDINPTSREILQDLTRCGATFDLIAAGARIHQSGCLGCIGMGQAPASGSNSLRTFPRNFPGRSGTADDAVWLCSPETATASALTGAIADPRDWADRVSVAAPPTPDAPDPPSNNDAMLEPPLPPAEAASVRLVRGPNISALPELDPLPDSMHGPVLLKAGDDVSTDEISPAGAAALPYRSNIPKLAEFTLVRLDPDYPRRAEAVREDTGHLIVAGANYGQGSSREHAAIAPRYLGLRAVIAKSYARIHWQNLVNFGVLPLEFEDPADYDRIGPDDRLHVSGLHEALAPGGEPALRVRNATRDEEYTVRHRLSPRQREAVLAGGIIPALAP; encoded by the coding sequence ATGGATCTGCCCCGTGCCCGTGCGCACGGCACCGTGACCCAGCGGCTCATCGGTGATCATCTGTTGTCCGGCCGGATGGATCCGGGGGAGGAGATCGCGCTGCGGGTGGACCAGACGCTGACGCAGGACGCCACCGGCACGCTGGTGATGCAGGAGCTGGAAGCGCTGGACCTGGACCGGGTCCGCACCGAGACCAGCGTCCAGTACGTCGACCACAACATCCTCCAGGCCGACGAGCGCAATGCCGAGGACCACCTCTTCCTGCGCTCGGCCGCCCGCCGCTTCGGCCTGTGGTTCTCCAAACCCGGCAACGGCGTCTCCCACCCGACCCATATGCACCACTTCGGCGCCTCCGGCAAAACCCTGGCCGGTTCCGACTCGCACACCTGCGCCGCCGGTTCCCTGGGCATGCTGGCGATCGGCACCGGCGGCCTGGAAGTGGCGCTCGCCATGGCCGGACGGCCGCTCCACCTCACCATGCCGAAGGTCTGGGGCATCCGGCTGACCGGGGAGCTGCCCCCGTGGGTCAGCGCCAAGGACGTGATCCTGGAGCTGCTGCGCCGGCACGGGGTGCAGGGAGGCGCCCATCGTGTCCTGGAGTACCACGGCCCCGGGCTGGCCTCCCTCACCGCGATGGACCGCCATGTCATCGCCAACATGGGGGCGGAACTCGGCGCCACCACCACCGTCTTCCCCTCGGACGGGGCGGTGCGCGGCTTCCTCGACGGGGTGGGGCGCGGCGATGACTTCATCGAGATCACCGCGGCGGAGGACGCGTCCTACGACCTCGACGAGGAGATCGACCTGTCGTCACTGGAGCCGCTCATCGCACGGCCCACCTCCCCGGGAAACGTCGTACCGGTCAGGGAAGCCGCCGGGGAGCCCATCGCCCAGGCCGTCATCGGCTCCTCCGCCAACCCCGGATTCCGCGACTTCGCCGTCCCGGCCGCCATGGTGGCCGGGCGCCAGGTCCCGGCCGGGGTGAGCCTCGACATCAACCCGACATCCCGCGAGATCCTCCAGGACCTGACGCGCTGCGGCGCGACGTTCGACCTGATCGCCGCCGGTGCCCGCATCCACCAGTCGGGCTGTCTGGGCTGCATCGGCATGGGGCAGGCCCCGGCCTCGGGAAGCAACTCCCTGCGCACCTTCCCGCGCAACTTCCCCGGTCGCTCCGGCACCGCGGACGACGCGGTGTGGCTGTGTTCACCGGAGACCGCCACGGCCTCCGCGCTGACCGGCGCCATCGCGGATCCGCGCGACTGGGCCGACCGCGTCTCGGTGGCGGCCCCTCCCACGCCGGACGCCCCCGACCCGCCCTCGAACAACGACGCCATGCTGGAACCACCGCTGCCACCGGCGGAGGCGGCAAGCGTCCGGCTGGTACGCGGCCCCAACATCTCCGCGCTGCCGGAGCTGGATCCGCTGCCGGACAGCATGCACGGCCCGGTGCTCCTCAAGGCCGGTGACGATGTCTCGACCGACGAGATCTCCCCGGCCGGGGCGGCCGCCCTGCCCTACCGCTCCAACATCCCCAAGCTGGCGGAATTCACCCTCGTCCGGCTGGACCCCGACTATCCGCGGCGCGCCGAGGCGGTCCGGGAGGACACCGGGCATCTCATCGTCGCCGGTGCGAACTACGGCCAGGGCTCGTCCCGCGAACACGCCGCCATCGCCCCGCGCTACCTCGGCCTGCGGGCCGTCATCGCCAAGTCCTACGCCCGCATCCACTGGCAGAACCTGGTCAACTTCGGTGTGCTGCCGCTCGAATTCGAGGATCCCGCCGACTACGACCGCATCGGCCCCGACGACCGGCTGCATGTGTCCGGTCTGCACGAGGCCCTCGCCCCGGGCGGCGAACCGGCCCTCCGCGTCCGCAACGCGACCCGGGACGAGGAATACACCGTCCGCCACCGCCTCTCGCCCCGGCAGCGGGAAGCGGTGCTCGCGGGCGGTATCATCCCGGCTCTCGCACCCTGA
- a CDS encoding YceI family protein: protein MTLSDGTYRIGPPDARLLIRTSRTGLGRRAGHDLTLEATRWSGDVAMVADAPERSSVSVTVETDSLDVREGTGGLKPLTEGDRADIKRTLEGKGQLHTAEHPTITFRSTHITGTPQSFEITGDLTIKGRTHPVTVHGSADPDGTLRGSASFTQSTWGIKPYTAFLGALKLADEVRVEFICPGVAGR, encoded by the coding sequence ATGACACTGAGCGACGGCACGTATCGGATAGGCCCGCCGGACGCCCGGCTGCTGATCAGGACCAGCCGTACCGGGCTCGGCCGGAGGGCGGGGCACGATCTGACGCTCGAGGCCACCCGCTGGTCCGGGGACGTGGCGATGGTGGCCGACGCGCCTGAGCGGTCGTCGGTGAGCGTGACGGTCGAGACGGACTCGTTGGACGTACGGGAGGGGACCGGCGGGCTGAAGCCACTCACCGAGGGCGACCGGGCCGACATCAAACGGACGCTGGAGGGCAAGGGGCAACTGCACACCGCGGAGCACCCCACGATCACCTTCCGCTCCACCCACATCACCGGTACGCCCCAGTCCTTCGAGATCACGGGTGACCTCACCATCAAGGGCCGGACCCACCCGGTGACGGTGCACGGGAGCGCCGATCCGGACGGCACGCTGCGTGGCTCGGCGTCCTTCACCCAGTCCACCTGGGGCATCAAGCCGTACACCGCGTTCCTGGGCGCGTTGAAGCTGGCCGACGAGGTCCGGGTGGAGTTCATCTGCCCCGGCGTGGCGGGCCGTTGA
- a CDS encoding sulfatase family protein has translation MFGSRRPRVLAALGAALAIAMLASCNNRMGNTAEGATSDTDASRSGTKPNIVYVLTDDLAWNLVKYMPHVQEMQKKGMTFSNFFATDSLCCPSRTSILTGQFPHNTGVFTNSGDDGGYRAFLKNGNEKKTFGPAMQRAGYRTGFMGKYLNGYQPGDKNGTDKPYVPAGWDEWDVAGEGYNEYNYELNENGKVVPYGKAPQDYLTDVLAKKATSFIGSSAEEKKPFMLEVATFAPHGPYTPAPRDKGKFPGLKAPQTDAYDKATLNAPEWQRSLSPLTSKEQKGIDRNFAKRARSVQAVDDMIGQLEKTLEDKGLADNTYIVFGSDNGFHMGEHRLRTGKQTAYDTDINVPLMVTGPDVPAGKKVSQLAENVDLNPTFLDLAGVDPPSTVDGRSLGDLMHGRTEDEWRDAVLVEHHRAASKKGDPDAAPKNAGDPPTYAAMRTDDSLYVEYTDGEREFYDLDSDPEQLNNRAASLSAEQRAALHRTLTALQRCKGAESCQDASRTDS, from the coding sequence ATGTTCGGCAGTCGCCGTCCACGTGTCCTCGCCGCCCTGGGTGCGGCCCTGGCCATCGCGATGTTGGCCTCGTGCAACAACAGAATGGGGAACACGGCCGAAGGTGCCACCTCTGACACCGACGCCTCGCGTTCCGGCACGAAGCCCAACATCGTGTACGTCCTCACCGACGACCTGGCATGGAATCTCGTGAAGTACATGCCGCACGTACAGGAGATGCAGAAGAAGGGGATGACCTTCAGTAACTTCTTCGCCACCGACTCGCTGTGCTGCCCGTCGCGTACGTCCATACTCACCGGTCAATTCCCGCACAACACCGGTGTCTTCACCAACAGCGGCGACGACGGCGGCTACCGCGCCTTTCTGAAGAACGGCAACGAAAAGAAGACCTTCGGGCCCGCGATGCAACGCGCCGGCTATCGCACCGGGTTCATGGGCAAGTACCTCAACGGATACCAGCCGGGCGACAAGAACGGCACCGACAAGCCCTATGTGCCCGCCGGCTGGGACGAGTGGGACGTCGCCGGGGAGGGCTACAATGAGTACAACTACGAGCTGAACGAGAACGGCAAGGTCGTGCCCTATGGAAAGGCCCCCCAGGACTATCTGACGGACGTCCTGGCGAAGAAGGCCACCTCGTTCATCGGCTCCTCGGCGGAAGAGAAGAAGCCGTTCATGCTGGAGGTGGCCACGTTCGCACCGCACGGCCCCTACACACCCGCGCCGCGCGACAAGGGCAAGTTCCCGGGGCTCAAGGCTCCGCAGACCGATGCCTATGACAAGGCGACCCTTAACGCGCCGGAATGGCAGCGCTCATTGTCACCGCTGACGTCGAAGGAACAGAAGGGGATCGACCGGAATTTCGCCAAGCGAGCGCGCTCGGTCCAGGCGGTCGACGACATGATCGGGCAGCTGGAGAAGACGCTCGAGGACAAGGGCCTGGCGGACAACACCTATATCGTGTTCGGGTCGGACAACGGCTTCCACATGGGTGAACACCGGCTCCGCACCGGAAAGCAGACCGCCTACGACACCGATATCAACGTGCCGCTGATGGTCACCGGACCCGATGTTCCGGCGGGTAAGAAGGTGTCCCAGCTCGCCGAGAACGTCGACCTCAACCCGACCTTCCTGGACCTCGCGGGCGTGGACCCGCCGTCGACCGTGGACGGGCGCAGCCTGGGCGACCTGATGCACGGCCGGACCGAGGACGAGTGGCGTGATGCCGTCCTGGTCGAGCACCATCGCGCGGCGTCCAAGAAGGGCGATCCCGACGCAGCGCCCAAGAACGCGGGCGACCCGCCGACCTACGCGGCGATGCGCACCGATGACTCCCTCTATGTCGAATACACCGATGGAGAGCGGGAGTTCTACGATCTTGACTCCGACCCCGAGCAGCTGAACAACCGGGCGGCGTCCCTCTCGGCCGAGCAACGGGCCGCCCTGCATCGCACCCTCACCGCGCTTCAGCGGTGCAAGGGCGCGGAAAGCTGCCAGGACGCGTCCCGGACCGACAGCTAG
- a CDS encoding MsnO8 family LLM class oxidoreductase has translation MIDVPLSALEVAMVQAGTRAVDTLRDTTAFAQRLDALGYRRLWYAEHHHSPAIGAFPPVVLTAHAAASTSAIRLGSGGVLAPNHAPIMLAEQFGTLAALHPDRIDLGIGRGPGTFDEATARALRRGAGATTDDEYRDDVAATLRFLVEEVALGTLPEPWLLASSEAGAALAARLGLPMAFAHHIRPDNTLAALDHYRAHFSPSPWCESPRVLVCVETVCAETEDEARWFAGPMNVVKAGLLKGHSETPFPSPEEASAHPFTAEERAGVAAFGAHQAYGTPETVLRRLAEVAKATGAEELMLVTPVYSLAARLRSYELVKQHAATP, from the coding sequence ATGATCGATGTGCCGCTCTCCGCGCTGGAAGTCGCCATGGTCCAAGCTGGTACGCGAGCCGTGGACACGCTGCGTGACACCACCGCGTTCGCCCAGCGTCTCGACGCCCTCGGCTACCGCCGACTCTGGTACGCCGAGCACCACCACTCCCCCGCCATCGGCGCCTTCCCGCCCGTGGTCCTGACCGCCCACGCGGCCGCGTCGACCTCGGCCATCCGGCTGGGTTCCGGAGGTGTACTGGCCCCCAACCACGCCCCCATCATGCTGGCGGAGCAGTTCGGCACCCTCGCCGCGCTGCACCCCGACCGGATCGACCTGGGCATCGGCCGCGGTCCCGGCACCTTCGACGAGGCCACGGCCCGGGCGCTGCGGCGTGGCGCCGGTGCGACGACGGACGACGAGTACCGGGACGATGTGGCGGCGACGCTGCGGTTCCTGGTCGAGGAGGTCGCGCTCGGCACGCTCCCGGAGCCGTGGCTGCTGGCCTCCAGCGAGGCCGGTGCGGCGCTCGCCGCGCGGCTCGGCCTGCCCATGGCCTTCGCCCATCACATCCGCCCCGACAACACCCTCGCCGCGCTCGACCACTACCGTGCCCACTTCTCCCCCTCCCCGTGGTGCGAGAGCCCCCGTGTGCTGGTGTGCGTGGAAACCGTGTGCGCCGAGACCGAGGACGAGGCCAGGTGGTTCGCGGGCCCGATGAACGTCGTCAAGGCCGGACTCCTCAAGGGCCACAGCGAGACCCCGTTCCCCTCGCCCGAAGAGGCGTCGGCGCACCCCTTCACCGCGGAGGAGCGGGCGGGGGTCGCGGCGTTCGGGGCCCATCAGGCGTACGGCACGCCCGAGACGGTCCTGCGGCGGCTGGCGGAGGTGGCGAAGGCGACCGGCGCGGAGGAGCTGATGCTGGTCACACCGGTCTACTCGCTGGCGGCACGCCTGCGCAGTTACGAACTCGTCAAACAGCACGCCGCCACGCCGTAG